The DNA window CACCTGTGGCATGTATTAACCTGTCAGTGTTGTCCAGGTGTGCTGGCCCAGGAGAACATTGTGGAAGACGTCCACGCCCTGGGCTCCTCCTACATCGCTGCCTCCTATGTGAAGTacctggagggggcgggggcccGCGTGGTGCCCATCAGGTGACCTGCGCACCCCGgctcactggacacacacagtgcacacgtACTGGAAAGATGGGTCATGCAGCTCACTTTGTGTTCTATGTGGCTCCAGAGGTTAAATGATCTGCAGTGGTAAAGAAAGGTACTTCTACAgacatgatgatgaagatgtagGTACATTTGAGTTTGACGCTGAGGATGATGTTGAGATCAGGTTTTCTCTGCAATGGAAAAACATGTAGCTACCATGCCACTTTCTGTGTGTACTTTGTGGTTACATCCTCTGAGAGGAGCTCTAAAACATCAAAACGGGAACAGGATGTGGTAGATCTTCCAGACAAGTTCTTCATTTGATGTCTGTAGATGTACTTTTCTTTACCTTGTTATTACTACATTATGGGCTCAGAGACACTCAATGCTGTGGTAAGCTGGCGACAAGGATGGAATATGTATGTtacctgatgatgatgatgatgtaggTTCACTTGAGTTTGACGCTGAGGATGATGTTGAGATCAAGTTTTCTCTGCAATGGAAAAATGTGTAGCTACCATTCCACtttctgtgtgtactgtgtggttACATGCTCTGAGAGGAACTCTAACCACGCTTCACCCTATGCTATGTAACTTACTCCCAAACCTCTGTTCACTAGCCTACACACCAAGGTCTTAACACTGATGGGGAGTGGGGACAAAAAAAAGCATATGCTAACATGACACCTGCCCTGACGCAACTTATTGGTGGTGACGTTTCAGTAGTCTAACAGTAGCACCCCACTCTTTGCTTGCCTGAACAACTGTTGTCTCTGTTCTTACAGAATTAATCAAACAGAAGGAGAATATGTGAAGATATTCAACTCCATTAATGGGTGAGTATCAAGGATTTTTGAGTAtgaagttgttgtttttttgtatttattgatcggttgtgtgtgtgtgtgtgtgcagtgtgctgTTGCCAGGAGGAGATGTGGACCTTCAGACTTCCCAGTTCAGCCGCGTGTCCAAGATCCTGTACGACCTGGCTATCAAGGTAACTGTTTGTAACCAAGTCTCACATCAATGGATTCCTCATCTTCTGAAAAGGTATCTCTGTAGCTTCTGTTCTGAATGCATTTCCACTAGACTGACACAACTAAAAGTGATTTGAAATGGCATTAGAAATTCTGTATTTGACTGTATTCCTCTGATTTGTTTGTCGATGTTGTTGCTGATCATCAGGCCAACGATGCAGGGGACTACTTCCCTATCTGGGGCACCTGCCAGGGCTTTCAGCAGATGACAGTCTTGGCCAGCAACAAgaacctcctcaccctcaccgaCACCAAGGCTGTGGCCCtgcccctcaccctcacaccaggtaccctcaccctctcatcccctctcctcacccccacagACACCaaggctgtggccctcaccctCTCGCCAAGgaccctccttcctccacctctcctcccccccctctgtctatACCCACCCGTCTCACCCCtcctgccctgtctgtctgcccgcctgCCTTGTCCCCAGGAGCCCAGAGCAGTCGTCTGTTCAGGACCTTCCCCAGAGAGCTGCTGCAGGCCCTGGCGTCTGAGAACATCACCTCCAACTTCCACAGCTGGAGCCTCTCCCTGCAGGTACACAGAAGGTCTTTCCACATTAACACGCGCCGAGTGTTGAAGTTTAGAGAAAAGTTCAAAGTTTCTCCCTCATACACAACCAGCCTCTGTCCCTGGGAAGCACGCTGGTCTAATCGAATGTAGTCGAATACGATCCACTCTAATCAGTCTAATGTGATCCTGCTCTAATGCAATCGGCAGAACTACAGCAGGAACGCCAAGTTGAAACGCTTTTACAGGATCCTGTCCACCAACAACGACGGCAAGAAGGATTTCATCTCCACCatggagggtaggagggaggggggcacagaGGGCATGGGgtatctgcttgtgtgtgtgagtagggtatgtgggtgtgtgtgtgtgtgtgtgtttggcagtgaCACACTGTAGAACCGGTACCAGTTCTGCACTGCCCTCTTCCCATCTAGACTAGACGACTAGTTTAAAGTCCCTTTTAAACTAGACTATCTACCCTAACTAAGGCGAGCCCACCTGCCCATcccctctgacccccagcccacaGGTACCCGTTCTACGCGGTCCAGTGGCACCCAGAGAAGGCTCCGTTTGAGTGGATCCAGAAAGCAGGCATGGTCCACACATCCTCCGCAGTCTCGGCCTCCTTCTACACCGCCAGCTTTTTTGTGTCAGAGGGTGAGCACTGAGCAACCTGTGGGGTCAACCTGCGGGGTCAACCTGCGGGGTCAGCCTGTTCAGTCAGTCTGTGGGGTCAGCCTGTTCGCTCAGTCTGTGGGGTTAGCGTGTTCGGTCAGTCTGTGGGGTTAgcctgttcagtctgtctgtggaGTCAGCCTGTTCGGTCAGTCTGTGGGGTTAGCGTGTTCGGTCAGCCACAGGtcaacctgtctgtctttgGCTTTGAACTAATAAACTTACCCTCCAATTCCTTATTGAATGTTTTTATTAATCGATCTTTTTCCTCTCACCCTGAACCTcttcttctccacccttctccgttctcctcctctcctcgcggTGTCCAGCCATGAAGAGCCAGCACCAGTTCCTCAGCctcatggaggaggagagagctctCATCTACAACTACTCCCCTGTCTTCAGAGGAGTCCAAAGTGTCTTCATGCAGAACTATTACTTTGACTAGACCCGACACACAGCTCATCACTAGACGTAACGCAGTCACAGTCATCGTCAACCTTTAGTGAACCTTTAGAAATGAACTGATGAATGAAGAGGAAGTGTTGGGGACGGTTTCCCTAGGTCGTGTCTGGTCCTTCTGAAAGGACAATTCCATGAAGATTGTAGTGTTGAAACGATGTGTCTTTGGGAAACTTTGTTTATTGCAAGTTTTGCGATTTTCTTTTGGAAAACGATTGGAATTCTTGAATGTAATTCCTTTTTAGATCTGTAGTACTTGTAAATCTCTGTGTCTCAAGGATGATTGTAATTGTCCAAATTGAAGTATTATGGCATTGGTTACAGAAGCAGTGTTTAATCCATGTTCATTCCACTTCAAAGTGTCAGTATTTCCTTCATTCTGTGGTTTAGGCTGTCGGTGGGTGAGGGTTGGTTGTGTGTGATAGCAGGTTGTCCCAGCTTGTATGTCTGAGACACAGATCACACGTTATGTTTTCCAAACAGAACGAATAGGATGTTAATCATTTGCTAAGCCATCTGACCAGTGTATTGGCAATAAAGTTAACAACCATACCCACAGACTTGACCCTCTGTTGAACCTGGATTGTTGTCCTGTGTCTCTATGTCTATGTATGGGTTCAGACGCTAGATATTTCCATAACTTCAACTGCTTCAAGTCCTACTGCACACTGTGGAAATGGTCAGGGAAACAGTAGTTTGTGAATGACACTAGAGGGTGCTGTTGTGACATTCATCACAGCAGCATGTTTCTTGTGGCAGAGTATATTAGGGCTCTCCAACTAGGTTTTTTTTGCTGCAACCCCAGTTGTTACTAACCTGATTCAACACATTAACTAGCTAAGTATTAGAATCAGGAGTGCTATATTACTGTCGGAGTGAAAACCTAAATGTCTAGGAGCGAGGTTGGAGAGTGCGGATGTGAACACAAATCGATATTTCCTCAGATGTAACTCCAAACTTTATTTGCAGTATCTCACGGTTACATAGAAAACAGTAAAGGCAGATGAATAGATAAAGAATACAAACATGAAAGGACAAACCTCATGTATAAATGGAAACataaattacaataaaacaTCCTATTTATAAGAAGACGTATGGAGAGGTTTTACAGCAAGACACATTAATTTCCCTGTGACAGGATGAGACAATGACACATTTCCAGATGGAGATCAGAACTGAAGCTTGGACAAGACTACAGATATCCTGCACTCTCCTTGGAGCCCTAGTAAGATGCCCTCTAGCACAGGTCTGCATGTGAGACTGCAGTAAAAGCACGTTCAGAATGACTGCTTTGACGTCACCTCGGAACCCGGATCTGTCAAGCTTCAAAGTTTGTATAGAGGACACCCCTGTGACTATGGGCTTGTCAAGGTGTATCAGCATACAGCAAACAGAAGATTACAATATCTCCGTATTTTTCCAAGAAAACGATTCACAAGACTACTCCTTGAATAATGTTGATACCTCACACAGCAGTATAACCTTAAAATAAAACTCATTTCAAACAGTAATAACTATAGCCAAGCTTGGTCCAAGACACATTGCAGGCAATGGTGACAATAGCATGCTTGTTAATACTGCCCCCTAGTGTTAGGAGTTGGGAAGGCGCCCCCTTGTGTCTGTGTACACACCGTTTCATAGCTTTATATTACATGAAAACAGTAACGCCAGGCAAAGCATTTCTCATATATTCTAAACGT is part of the Hypomesus transpacificus isolate Combined female chromosome 9, fHypTra1, whole genome shotgun sequence genome and encodes:
- the zgc:171566 gene encoding zgc:171566, whose protein sequence is MCSPVVVSAVLTACLCGLLLPVACTPQLNYRPIIGVLAQENIVEDVHALGSSYIAASYVKYLEGAGARVVPIRINQTEGEYVKIFNSINGVLLPGGDVDLQTSQFSRVSKILYDLAIKANDAGDYFPIWGTCQGFQQMTVLASNKNLLTLTDTKAVALPLTLTPGAQSSRLFRTFPRELLQALASENITSNFHSWSLSLQNYSRNAKLKRFYRILSTNNDGKKDFISTMEAHRYPFYAVQWHPEKAPFEWIQKAGMVHTSSAVSASFYTASFFVSEAMKSQHQFLSLMEEERALIYNYSPVFRGVQSVFMQNYYFD